Proteins from a single region of Pseudomonas phenolilytica:
- a CDS encoding TonB-dependent receptor, translating to MKSKLHPLAWAIGLALPASVWGADPLELQPVVVSASGLDRQSHEMTTPAAVMEGDELVLRREATLGETLESLPGVRSSSFGAGVGRPVIRGLDGARVKVLSDGVELLDASTISPDHAVSSEPLLAERIEVLKGPAALLYGGGAIGGVVNVIDRKIPTYVPEKGYEGALELRANSVANEGAGVFGITAGSGNFAVRAEGTKRQADEYEIPGSPNKQAGSYNDTDSFTLGASYIGERGYLGAAYGEQNNRYGLLAHEHADCHTHGSDWHCGGHDDHDDEHDHDHEGAVPYVDMRQKRWDLRGELSDPLPGFALARLRVGHSNYQHEEIEGGEVGTRFSNDATDARLELTHQPLFGWRGVLGAQTLRRDFEALGEEAYIPQTLTRNHGLFLLEEYTAGAWRYELGLRHEWQDIDADGRPDTDHRGTSMSAGAVWTFTPQYSLGFSLSRSQRLPSAEELYANGPHAATRTVELGNLDLEEETSHNAELTLRKFAGRTTFSFSLFRNQVDDFIYAADTGHDIGGGYREIEYRQQDAVLTGAEGEVRFQATDATAFTLFGDHVRGKLRDGGGDLPRIPADRLGVRLDQSFTPALSGQLEFYRVQRQDELADYESETGGYNMLGASLGYSGSLDQTDYLLYLKANNLLDEKARQHTSFIKDEVLLPGRNLTVGVRLAF from the coding sequence ATGAAATCGAAGCTTCACCCTCTGGCCTGGGCCATCGGTCTGGCGCTGCCGGCGTCCGTCTGGGGCGCCGATCCGCTCGAACTGCAACCGGTGGTGGTGAGCGCCAGCGGGCTGGATAGACAGAGCCACGAGATGACCACGCCGGCCGCGGTCATGGAGGGTGACGAACTGGTGCTGCGCCGCGAGGCGACCCTCGGTGAAACGTTGGAAAGCCTGCCCGGCGTGCGTTCCAGCAGCTTCGGCGCCGGTGTGGGCCGGCCGGTGATTCGCGGGCTTGATGGCGCGCGAGTCAAGGTACTGAGCGATGGTGTGGAGCTGCTCGATGCATCGACCATCAGCCCCGACCATGCGGTGTCCAGCGAACCGCTGCTGGCCGAGCGAATCGAGGTGCTCAAGGGGCCGGCTGCGTTGCTGTACGGCGGCGGTGCCATCGGCGGCGTGGTCAACGTTATCGACCGGAAGATTCCGACCTACGTCCCGGAGAAAGGCTACGAAGGCGCGCTCGAACTGCGCGCCAACAGCGTGGCAAACGAAGGTGCAGGTGTGTTCGGCATCACCGCTGGCAGCGGCAACTTCGCCGTGCGCGCCGAAGGCACCAAGCGCCAGGCCGACGAGTACGAGATACCCGGATCGCCTAACAAGCAGGCCGGCTCCTACAACGACACCGACAGCTTCACCCTGGGCGCCAGCTACATCGGCGAGCGCGGCTATCTGGGCGCGGCCTACGGCGAACAGAACAACCGCTACGGGCTGCTGGCTCACGAGCATGCCGACTGTCACACCCACGGCAGCGATTGGCACTGCGGCGGCCATGACGATCATGACGACGAGCACGACCATGATCACGAAGGCGCGGTGCCCTACGTCGACATGCGGCAGAAACGCTGGGACCTGCGTGGCGAGCTCAGCGACCCGCTGCCGGGCTTCGCGCTGGCACGCCTGCGCGTCGGTCACAGCAACTATCAGCACGAGGAGATCGAAGGCGGCGAAGTGGGCACCCGTTTCAGCAATGACGCCACCGATGCGCGCCTGGAGCTCACGCACCAACCGCTGTTCGGCTGGCGCGGTGTGCTCGGCGCGCAGACCCTGCGGCGTGACTTCGAGGCGCTCGGCGAGGAGGCCTACATACCGCAGACGCTGACGCGCAACCACGGCCTGTTCCTGCTCGAGGAGTACACCGCCGGGGCCTGGCGTTACGAGCTCGGTCTGCGTCACGAATGGCAGGACATCGACGCCGACGGCCGCCCGGATACCGATCACCGCGGCACGTCCATGTCCGCCGGCGCGGTGTGGACGTTCACCCCGCAGTACTCGCTGGGCTTCTCGCTGTCGCGCTCGCAGCGTCTGCCCAGCGCCGAGGAGCTGTACGCCAACGGCCCGCATGCCGCCACGCGTACCGTCGAGCTGGGTAATCTCGATCTGGAAGAGGAAACCTCGCACAACGCCGAGCTGACTCTGCGCAAATTCGCCGGGCGCACCACCTTCAGCTTCAGCCTGTTCCGTAATCAGGTGGATGACTTTATCTATGCCGCGGACACCGGCCACGATATCGGCGGCGGCTACCGTGAAATCGAATACCGCCAGCAGGATGCGGTGCTTACCGGCGCCGAAGGCGAGGTGCGTTTTCAGGCCACCGATGCCACCGCCTTCACCCTGTTCGGCGACCATGTGCGCGGCAAGTTGCGCGATGGTGGCGGCGACCTACCGCGCATTCCGGCCGACCGCCTCGGCGTGCGGCTGGACCAGAGCTTCACCCCTGCGCTCAGCGGCCAGCTGGAGTTCTACCGCGTGCAGCGACAGGACGAACTGGCCGATTACGAAAGCGAAACCGGCGGCTACAACATGCTCGGCGCCAGCCTGGGTTACAGCGGCTCGCTAGACCAGACCGACTACCTGCTCTATCTGAAGGCCAACAACCTGCTCGATGAGAAGGCGCGTCAGCACACCTCCTTCATCAAGGACGAGGTGCTGTTACCGGGCCGCAACCTGACCGTGGGCGTGCGGCTGGCATTCTGA
- a CDS encoding TetR/AcrR family transcriptional regulator produces MSSIRERNKELILHAASEEFAEKGFAATKTSDIAARAGLPKPNVYYYFKSKENLYREVLESIVEPLLEASAPFNQPGQPADVLRAYIRTKIRISRDHACASKVFASEIMHGAPHLSPERTAQLNAQAAHNIACIQRWIDQGLMTRIDPHHLLFSIWAATQTYADFDWQISTVTGKAQLDDADYDAAAETIIRLVLKGCEIDEAAAPSA; encoded by the coding sequence ATGTCCAGTATCCGAGAGCGCAACAAAGAACTGATCCTGCACGCCGCCAGCGAGGAATTCGCCGAGAAGGGCTTCGCCGCCACCAAGACCAGCGATATCGCCGCGCGCGCCGGGCTGCCCAAGCCCAACGTCTACTACTACTTCAAGTCGAAGGAAAATCTGTATCGGGAGGTGCTGGAGAGCATCGTCGAGCCGCTGCTGGAGGCTTCGGCGCCGTTCAACCAGCCGGGCCAGCCGGCGGATGTGCTGCGCGCCTACATCCGCACCAAGATCCGTATCTCGCGCGATCACGCCTGCGCCTCGAAGGTCTTTGCCAGCGAGATCATGCATGGCGCGCCGCACCTGTCGCCGGAACGCACCGCCCAGCTCAATGCACAGGCGGCGCACAACATCGCCTGCATCCAGCGCTGGATCGATCAGGGCCTGATGACCCGGATCGACCCACATCACTTGCTGTTCAGTATCTGGGCGGCGACGCAGACCTATGCCGACTTCGACTGGCAGATCAGCACCGTCACCGGCAAGGCGCAGCTCGACGATGCCGACTATGACGCCGCCGCCGAAACCATCATCCGCCTGGTACTCAAAGGCTGCGAGATCGACGAGGCAGCCGCTCCGTCTGCGTGA
- a CDS encoding DMT family transporter, producing MPMLAWWLLALPLIAGALLPLQAGMNGEVARQLSSVMNAALVSFAVGTLALLCIVLVQRDPPTLQGLRGITWWHWSSGLLGVFLIATAAYAAPRVGASLFMALLLAGQLLMALLLDQFGWAGYRQAPISLRKVGGMLLVFTGVWLIRRG from the coding sequence ATGCCGATGCTTGCCTGGTGGCTACTCGCCCTCCCGCTGATCGCCGGCGCGCTGTTGCCGCTGCAGGCCGGGATGAATGGCGAAGTGGCACGCCAGCTCTCCAGCGTGATGAACGCCGCGCTGGTATCGTTCGCAGTCGGCACGCTGGCGCTGTTGTGCATCGTGCTGGTTCAGCGCGACCCACCCACCCTGCAGGGATTGCGCGGAATCACCTGGTGGCACTGGAGCAGCGGCCTGCTCGGTGTCTTCCTCATCGCCACGGCGGCGTACGCCGCACCGCGCGTGGGCGCCTCGCTGTTCATGGCGCTCCTGCTGGCCGGGCAATTGCTGATGGCGCTGCTGCTCGACCAGTTCGGCTGGGCCGGCTATCGCCAGGCGCCGATCAGCCTGCGCAAGGTGGGCGGCATGCTGCTGGTGTTCACCGGCGTCTGGCTGATCCGGCGCGGATGA
- a CDS encoding outer membrane protein OmpK: MHFKTAPLCLALAGSLLAAPAMAGDALLWQDNSLTYLYGKDYKIDPDTQQTVTFEHASGWTWGDMFLFVDNIWYNGPNGNDGHTYYGEFSPRLSLGKISGRDLSFGPVKDVLIAATYERGESQADGTPNQNYLLGPAVDLNVPGFDRLALNLYYRKPDGSTGKASGQWQLTPTWAMTFPVGKSDILFDGFIDWVINDAGSERRGDFISKNLHIVPQIKYDLGKALDYTPGRLYVGIEYDYWSNKYGIEDGGYVSRNFVGKTDQNTFSAIVKAHF, translated from the coding sequence ATGCATTTCAAGACCGCCCCGCTCTGCCTCGCCCTCGCCGGCAGCCTTCTCGCCGCCCCCGCGATGGCCGGTGACGCGCTGCTCTGGCAGGACAACAGCCTGACCTACCTGTACGGCAAGGATTACAAGATCGACCCGGACACCCAACAGACCGTCACCTTCGAGCACGCCAGCGGCTGGACCTGGGGTGACATGTTCCTGTTCGTCGACAACATCTGGTACAACGGCCCCAACGGCAACGACGGCCACACCTACTACGGCGAGTTCAGCCCGCGCCTGTCGCTGGGCAAGATCAGCGGCCGTGACCTGTCGTTCGGCCCGGTCAAGGACGTGCTGATCGCCGCCACCTACGAGCGCGGCGAAAGCCAGGCCGACGGCACACCGAACCAGAACTACCTGCTCGGCCCGGCGGTGGACCTCAACGTACCCGGCTTCGACCGCCTGGCGCTGAACCTCTATTACCGCAAGCCCGACGGCAGCACCGGCAAAGCCTCCGGCCAGTGGCAGTTGACCCCGACCTGGGCGATGACCTTCCCGGTGGGCAAGTCGGACATCCTCTTCGACGGCTTCATCGACTGGGTGATCAACGACGCCGGTTCCGAGCGGCGCGGCGACTTCATCTCGAAGAACCTGCACATCGTGCCGCAGATCAAGTACGACCTGGGCAAGGCGCTGGACTACACCCCGGGGCGGCTCTACGTCGGTATCGAGTACGACTACTGGTCGAACAAGTACGGCATCGAGGACGGCGGCTACGTGAGCCGCAACTTCGTCGGCAAGACCGATCAGAACACCTTCAGCGCCATCGTCAAGGCGCATTTCTAG
- a CDS encoding cation:proton antiporter family protein, whose amino-acid sequence MIEASWIAFAFTLGLIARAIGLPPLIGYLGAGFALAAVGEHVGVGRQDGVILQHLAHLGVLLLLFTVGLKLKLGNLARREVIGGSLLHFAISSVLVLPAIVLVFDASWQESLLLAIALSFSSTVLAAKVLEGKRELKAFHGRVAIGVLIIQDLIALVVMSLAAGQVPSPWALLVFLLPLLRPLLFRLLDHSGHEELLVLLGLMLALVVGGMGFEAVGLSSELGALAFGAMLAKHKRATELSNSLWAIKEVFLVGFFLQIGIGGLPDTNAMIFATVVALLLPLKGMLFFFLFLSFRLRARSAFLSASSLTNYSEFGLIVASVVLPQWLTPLAISVALSFVISAQLNRIVHPAYERLAKWLIPLERNTRHPDEQPVSLGDAQILVMGMGRTGRAAYDHLLRKGFRLVSLDSDPVMVERNVAEGRNVFFADAEDQMFWQNLQMNDVQAVVLAMNDAEAKIISTTKLRSIGFKGLIISHALYEDIAQRIQAAGADHTYLTMTEAGTGLAENVARELLPEEARPAAERLAG is encoded by the coding sequence ATGATTGAAGCCAGCTGGATCGCCTTCGCCTTCACCCTGGGCCTGATCGCCCGCGCCATCGGCCTGCCGCCGCTGATCGGCTACCTGGGCGCCGGCTTCGCCCTGGCGGCGGTGGGCGAGCACGTCGGCGTCGGCCGCCAGGACGGCGTGATCCTGCAGCATCTGGCGCACCTGGGCGTGCTGTTGCTGCTGTTCACCGTCGGCCTCAAGCTCAAGTTGGGCAACCTGGCGCGCCGCGAGGTGATCGGCGGCAGCCTGCTGCACTTCGCCATTTCCAGCGTGCTGGTGCTGCCGGCGATCGTGCTGGTCTTCGATGCCAGCTGGCAGGAGAGCCTGCTGCTGGCCATCGCGCTGTCGTTCTCCAGCACCGTGCTGGCGGCCAAGGTGCTGGAAGGCAAGCGCGAACTGAAGGCTTTCCACGGCCGGGTGGCGATCGGCGTGCTGATCATCCAGGACCTCATTGCGCTGGTGGTGATGAGCCTGGCGGCCGGCCAGGTGCCGTCGCCCTGGGCGCTGCTGGTATTTCTGCTGCCGCTACTGCGTCCGCTGCTGTTCCGCCTGCTGGACCACAGCGGCCATGAGGAGCTGTTGGTCCTGCTCGGCCTGATGCTGGCGCTGGTGGTTGGCGGCATGGGTTTCGAGGCGGTCGGGCTGAGTTCGGAACTCGGTGCGCTGGCCTTCGGCGCCATGCTCGCCAAGCACAAGCGCGCCACCGAACTGTCCAACTCGCTGTGGGCGATCAAGGAAGTGTTCCTGGTCGGCTTCTTCCTGCAGATCGGCATCGGCGGCCTGCCGGATACCAACGCGATGATCTTCGCCACGGTCGTGGCGCTGCTGCTGCCGCTCAAGGGCATGCTGTTCTTCTTCCTGTTCCTCAGCTTCCGCCTGCGCGCGCGCAGCGCGTTCCTCAGCGCCTCGAGCCTGACCAACTACAGCGAATTCGGCCTGATCGTCGCCAGTGTGGTGCTGCCGCAATGGCTGACGCCGCTGGCGATCAGCGTGGCGCTGTCGTTCGTGATCTCCGCGCAGCTCAACCGCATCGTCCACCCGGCCTATGAACGCCTGGCCAAATGGCTGATCCCGCTGGAACGCAACACCCGCCATCCCGACGAGCAGCCGGTGTCGCTGGGCGATGCGCAAATCCTGGTGATGGGCATGGGCCGGACCGGGCGCGCCGCCTACGATCACCTGCTACGCAAAGGGTTTCGCCTGGTCAGCCTGGACTCCGACCCGGTGATGGTCGAGCGCAACGTCGCCGAAGGCCGCAACGTGTTTTTCGCCGACGCCGAGGACCAGATGTTCTGGCAGAACCTGCAGATGAACGACGTGCAGGCCGTGGTGCTGGCGATGAACGACGCCGAGGCCAAGATCATCTCCACCACCAAGCTGCGCTCGATCGGCTTCAAGGGCCTGATCATCTCCCACGCGCTGTACGAAGACATCGCCCAGCGCATCCAGGCAGCCGGCGCCGATCACACCTACCTGACCATGACCGAAGCCGGCACCGGCCTCGCCGAGAACGTCGCGCGGGAACTGCTGCCCGAAGAGGCGCGGCCCGCCGCCGAACGACTGGCCGGATGA
- a CDS encoding nucleobase:cation symporter-2 family protein, producing the protein MNDQNPPAERRLPPLQLLLVSLQHVLLMYGGAVAVPLIIGQAAGLSREEIALLINADLLVAGIATLVQSLGIGPAGIRMPVMMGASFAAVSSMVVMAGMPGVGLTGIFGATIAAGLFGLLIAPFVCKIVRFFPPLVTGTVITSIGLSLFPVAVNWAGGGSGATQFGALHYLGVATAVLVTILLINQFMRGFWVNVSVLIGMALGYVLAGMLGMVDLSGLAQTPGLQVVTPNHFGAPTFSLAPILSMCLVVVIIFVESAGMFLALGKITGESVDPQRLRRGLLCDAGATFFAGFMNTFTHSSFAQNIGLVQMTGVRSRYVTALAGVILISLSLLPKAAFLVASIPAAVLGGAGIAMFGMVAATGIKILQEADIADRRNQLLVAVSIGLGMVPVIRPEFFAQLPQWMEPITHSGIAVATISAVTLNLLFNVLGGTERSLLTGASH; encoded by the coding sequence ATGAACGACCAGAATCCGCCCGCCGAGCGACGGTTGCCGCCCCTGCAACTGCTGCTGGTGAGCCTGCAGCACGTGCTGCTGATGTACGGCGGCGCCGTTGCCGTGCCGCTGATCATCGGCCAGGCGGCCGGCCTGTCGCGCGAGGAAATCGCCCTGCTGATCAATGCCGATCTGCTGGTGGCGGGCATCGCCACACTGGTGCAGTCGCTGGGGATCGGCCCGGCGGGCATCCGCATGCCGGTGATGATGGGCGCCAGCTTCGCCGCGGTGAGCAGCATGGTGGTGATGGCCGGCATGCCCGGCGTCGGTCTCACCGGCATCTTCGGCGCGACCATCGCGGCCGGCCTGTTCGGCCTGCTGATCGCCCCCTTCGTCTGCAAGATCGTGCGCTTCTTCCCGCCGCTGGTAACCGGCACGGTGATCACCTCGATCGGCCTCTCGCTGTTCCCGGTGGCGGTCAACTGGGCCGGCGGCGGCAGCGGCGCGACGCAGTTCGGCGCGCTGCACTATCTGGGCGTGGCGACTGCGGTGCTGGTCACGATCCTGCTGATCAACCAGTTCATGCGCGGCTTCTGGGTTAATGTCTCGGTGCTGATCGGCATGGCGCTGGGCTACGTGCTGGCCGGCATGCTGGGGATGGTCGATCTGTCCGGGCTGGCGCAGACGCCGGGGCTGCAGGTGGTGACGCCGAACCACTTCGGCGCGCCGACCTTCTCGCTCGCGCCGATCCTGTCGATGTGCCTGGTGGTGGTGATCATCTTCGTCGAGTCGGCGGGCATGTTCCTCGCGCTCGGGAAGATCACCGGCGAAAGCGTCGACCCACAGCGCCTGCGCCGCGGGCTGCTGTGCGACGCTGGCGCGACCTTCTTCGCCGGCTTCATGAACACCTTCACCCACTCCTCGTTCGCGCAGAACATTGGCCTGGTGCAGATGACCGGCGTGCGCAGCCGCTATGTCACGGCACTGGCCGGGGTCATCCTGATCAGCCTCAGCCTGCTGCCCAAGGCGGCGTTTCTGGTTGCCTCGATTCCGGCCGCGGTACTCGGCGGCGCCGGCATCGCCATGTTCGGCATGGTTGCCGCCACCGGCATCAAGATTCTCCAGGAAGCCGACATCGCCGACCGGCGCAACCAGCTGCTGGTGGCCGTGAGCATCGGCCTGGGCATGGTGCCGGTGATCCGTCCGGAGTTCTTCGCCCAGCTGCCGCAGTGGATGGAGCCGATCACCCATAGCGGCATCGCCGTGGCGACCATCAGCGCGGTGACGCTCAACCTGCTGTTCAACGTGCTCGGCGGTACCGAGCGCAGCCTGCTCACCGGCGCCAGCCACTGA